The sequence AGCAAGAAAGTGGCAGCAGCTAAGGAAGCCCAAGGCTTTAAACAGCGCGTCCGCATCAAGATCCGATCATTTGATCACAAGATTATTGATCAGTCCACGAAAATTATCGTGCAAACTGTTAAGCGAACCGGCGCTCAGGTTTACGGTCCAATTCCTTTGCCAACTGAAAAAAGAAAGTATACTGTTAACTCATCAACTTTCGTCCACAAGAATGCCCGAGATCAATTTGAAATGAGAACTCACAAACGTCTCATGGATATTATTGAACCATCTGCGGCAACTATCGAAGCCTTAAGCAATTTGAATTTGCCAACAGGTGTTGATATCGAGATCAAAATGTAAATTTTGTTTTCACAGTAAGATTAAAATGTAAATTATTGAAATTTTTGTTTGTTTAACCCCTTCCGATTCGGCGGGGAAGTGGATAAATCGAGATTTTGATTAATAAGGAAAAAACCAATATTGCAAAACTT is a genomic window of Candidatus Falkowbacteria bacterium containing:
- the rpsJ gene encoding 30S ribosomal protein S10, with translation MTEIDSKKVAAAKEAQGFKQRVRIKIRSFDHKIIDQSTKIIVQTVKRTGAQVYGPIPLPTEKRKYTVNSSTFVHKNARDQFEMRTHKRLMDIIEPSAATIEALSNLNLPTGVDIEIKM